The Jaculus jaculus isolate mJacJac1 chromosome 1, mJacJac1.mat.Y.cur, whole genome shotgun sequence nucleotide sequence agactacatagtgaattccaggtcagtatggtcTAGggaaaaaccctaccttaaacaaaaataagaggAGAAAACAGATAAGCCCATTTCCTGCTTCCATGCCCCAGAGCAGGCACAGAATGGGACATCCCAAGACATTTCTCTTATCTCTTCCCAAGAGCTGGCTGTACCTGAAAGGATCATACATGCGTTGTGACCGCAAGATGGAGGTGGCGTTCATGGTGTGTGCCATCAACCCTTCCATTGATCTGCACACTGACTCTTTGGAGCTGCTGCAACTGCAGCAGGTGAGGAGTGTGACTGGGGTGCAAGTGAGTGCTAGGCTAGACTGCTGCCTGCACCTGCTGTGGTGCCCTGGGCAGGGCTACTTTCCCCTCTGGAAAACTGTCTTTCCCAGGGTTCACAGGAGTGTGGGACTGAGACATGGAAAAGATTTGCTCCATTGAAGGATTGGGTCCTGATTCTGGTCCCTCTGGTgggaggtctctgttgcctctGGATCCCACTCTGTCTGATAGGCACCTCCTCTCCCCCAACTCATACCTCTCTTCTTTATCTCTAGAAGCTGCTCTGGCTGCTCTATGACCTGGGACATCTGGAAAGGTCAGTAGGAGGATGTGGTCATACTGAGCCTTGGGTGGGCTAGAAGGCTGGGTGATAGTCTATACTTATGCCCCTTTCCCAGGTACCCTATGGCACTAGGGAACCTAGCAGATCTGGAGGAGCTGGAGCCCACCCCTGGTCGGCCAGACCCACTCACCCTCTATCACAAGGTGAGGGCATCTTGAAGTGGCAGAAGGGAGGCTCTGATGATGGCTGTGGTCCCCTTCTTATGGGGGATAGGGAGAGGCCCATTGTTGGGGACTGTTGTCTGCCTAGTCCCTACTTTGTATCAACCATGGGTAGTTGTGCTGTGATACCCTGGGTTCTCCAGCCTTGGGTTGGCAGGGCCTCGATTTATCCTATAGCCCTGCATTTTCTGCTGCCCCTGACTGCCCTTCCTGGCATGTAGCAGTTCAACTGTGGAAGCACTGTGGAGGGGTGTTAGCTTGCTGGTGGTGGGATGGGAGAGCAATTGGGCTTTGAAGTCTTTGTAGGAGAGTGTGTGGGAAAGGGTTCCGTCCTGGGCTCTCAGTAGTCTGCCCCAGGCCTTACTTCGCAAGCAGCCCTAAAGATGGTTGTAGGGGTACACTGTAGAGGGGTTGACAGAAAATGGACTAGGAGTTAGGGACAGGGAAAACTCTTTGGAATCGTTTGTGCCTTCCAAGTGTGACTGGCACTCATGGCAGCTGGGGGGCTGCCTCCCTGAGATTCCTCTGTCCCCTCCCCTACAGGGTATTGCTTCTGCCAAGACGTACTACCGTGATGAGCACATTTACCCCTACATGTATCTGGCTGGCTACCACTGTCGCAACCGCAATGTGCGCGAAGCCCTGCAGGCCTGGGCCGACACTGCCACTGTCATTCAGGAGTGAGGATCCcccactagggccttcagcctgtTCTTTTCCTCCATCACTTTCTAACCACTTTCATTCAGGAACGAGGCCTGGATCCCAGGCCATGTCCCCTCTccatccagtccccagacagctaaaGTCACCATCACCCAGGAAGTAAGGAACTGGTTAGAGCCTCaaacctttccctccctcctgtctGCTCAGATTCTAATGTAGCCCCACAACCCTtccttaatcttgtcctggactgaCATGGTCACCGTCATCTGGGTGAGGACCTCAGCCACTCTTCCAGTCCGTGGGATGACCCAGCATTCCCTACCAGCACCTTGGGGCATGCATCAGGCTGAGCCCTGCATGCCTCCTTACTCGCAGCTACAATTACTGCCGGGAGGATGAGGAGATCTACAAGGAGTTCTTTGAAGTGGCCAATGATGTCATCCCCAACCTGCTGAAGGAAGCTGCCAGTCTGCTGGAGGCAGGGGAAGAGAGGCCAGGGGAGCAGACTCAGGTGAAGCGCCTGTGTCCACCCTCCCGCCCGGGCATATGGGACTGTGTGAACAGGACTGGAGATTGGGTTTTCTTTTGCTGGAGCTGAGATTTTGGACTTGGGTTTGAAGGAGCTGAGGGTGTTTCAGGGTGTTCTACCTGGTGTCCTCAGTTAAATGGAGGTGGTAGCCTATCTCTTTCATGGCTAGGATTCTCACTTGGACCAAGATGTAAGGGAGCAGtggtcccctccctctctctgccctggCTAAAGACCGGCTTTATAAAGGGAAGGAGGTCCTTAGAATGCTCacctctttcttctctgcctgACCTgtgccctcccttctcccttgcctagGGCACCCAGAGCCAGGGTTCTGCCCTCCAGGACCCTGAGTGTTTTGCCCACCTTTTGCGATTCTACGATGGCATCTGCAAATGGGAGGAGGGCAGCCCCACTCCAGTGCTGCATGTGGGCTGGGCCACCTTCCTTGTGCAGTCTCTAGGTCGCTTCGAGGGACAGGTGAGGGGGTACTGCCCAAGGGACTGAGCATTACAGGTGGTGATGACAGACAGCCtcgagggggaggaggggaggagcatTACCCCGTTCCTCATGGGTTACAGTAGATTAGATCCCCTTAAACAGGTGGCCAGGCTCTGAACTTTCTGCCAGTGGCCCAAAACCTTTCCCTTGGCTTTCGCTCCCCCCCTCCAGGTGCGGCAGAAGGTGCACATCGTGAGCCGAGAACCCGAGGCCGCCGAGGCGGAGGAGCCATGGGGGGAGGAAGCCCGGGAAGGACGGCGGCGGGGTCCTCGCCGAGAGTCCAAGCCCGAGGAACCACCTCCGCCCAAGAAGCCTGCATTGGACAAGGGTGCCGGCTCCGGCCAGGGTGCGGGATCAGGTCCGCCCCGGAAGCTGCCAGGGAATGTCCCCGGCACCACCCGCCCTGAAGTCGGCAGTGCTGCTCCGACGCCAGCATCCGCAGCCTCCCCGCCACCGGATGGGCCAGTGCTCACTTTCCAGAGCGAAAAGATGAAAGGCATGAAGGAGCTACTGGTGGCCACCAAGATCAACTCGAGTGCCATCAAGCTGCAGCTCACGGCGCAGTCGCAAGTGCAGATGAAAAAGCAGAAGGTGTCCACACCCAGCGATTACACTCTGTCTTTCCTCAAGCGGCAGCGCAAGGGCCTATAACTGCAGGGGATTGGCTCAGGCCCTGGCCCCACCTCGAGTTCAGGCTCCGCCCACAGTCCCAGGGGCCGGGCCAGGACACACTCCACCCCAATTCCAGGTCCGGGTTTATGTACTACATACCTCGACCCCAAGCCTTTGAACTGCTCCAGCTTAGACCCCAGGGCCATGGCCCTTAGAATATAGATTTCATCTCCCAGAATCTCAGCCAGCCAATTGGAACCCTATTCTTGGCCCATGTAACCAATCTTGAAAAATCCAATCCCTGAAACTCAACGGTACTCATGCTGGAACCCAAGCCAGACTCAGGGCTCGCTCCTTCCTCGTGGAGACTGAGGTTGCCCTTAACCCTGGAGGGAGGACAGGTCCCACTACAACGCGGGAGCCAGTGACCCCCTATTCAGCCTTGGCGGTACATTTCTGCACTAGAGAGTTACATCCTTAGGGACTTGAGCTCCATACCCTAAAGAACTTGAGGCCTGCCGCCCGAATTTGGAAATGTCCAGAGTCCGGGACGCGGAGCTCCGTCCTGTGTGAATCCTGAGCGCCGCCCCTTCCTGAACACACTGGTCCCAGATCAGAGCAGGACCTCTTCTGACCCTATGGGAACCTCCCCGAGGTCCAGCCTATCTCGAGGGACTCGGGAGGAAATCTGCAGGGGGTAGGTGGGGGCTGGTCTCTTCCTGTTTTGTACATAGATTTATTTTTCAGTTGCAAGGAAAGATGAatacattttgttaaaaaaaaaagcgtaTCTCCGTGTTTCATCTGGGAAgtcggggtggggtggggaatgggaCATCCTCTTCACTCTGCCTAGTGGCACTGGACTTGGTGCTCCTCACCTGTAGGACCGGGTGGCAGGAAAGAACCCAAGCTCCTCCCCGACCCGGGACTTCCCCGCGCAGCCGGAGCGCCTCCTCCCGGCTGGGCGGCGGGACATCCCCGGGCCCTGGCCCCGCCCCTGGGCCCTGGCCCCGCCCCCCCGCGGCCTCGGAGCCACCGGCGCCCTCCCCGgacccgccccgccccgcgccgcgGTGCCCAGCGCCGGCTCCGCAgctcgcgcccgcccgcccgccggcccgCCCGGCGCCGGGCCATGGCGCTGCTGCGGGACGTGTCGCTGCAGGATCCGCGGGATCGCTTCGAGCTGCTCCAGCGCGTGGGAGCCGGGACCTATGGCGACGTCTACAAGGTGCGCCGGGCGGCAGGACGGGCACGAGCTCCGGGAGAGGGTGCCCGCCGCGCTCCCCGCCGCGGAGCTAGCCAGCCCCCAGCCCCGCCTCTCCTCATCCCGCTTCCCTCCCCGCAGGCCCGCGACACGGTCACGTCTGAACTGGCCGCGGTGAAGATCGTCAAGCTAGACCCAGGTGAGGGCTCGGGTGGGGCTTCTGCGCAGGAGGGAGGCAGGGCGCGGGCGCGCTGTCAGGGGCGGAGAGTTGACATTTTGGAGCTCTTCTGGGAAGCAGACCCAAGGAGGTACAGTGGCCTGGCATCTGCCTAGCTCAGAAGGAGGCACTCTGTACTCAGTTTGCAGATGGAGGCACTGAGTCAGGGCGACCCCTGTGTGCTCCCCCCATAATGCCTTGTGCTCCCCAGGGGACGACATCAGCTCTCTCCAGCAGGAAATCACCATCCTTCGTGAGTGCCGCCACCCCAATGTGGTGGCCTACATTGGTAGCTACCTCAGGTGAGGTTgctttatcctcctgcctcaggcagcCCCCATGTGGCCTGCTGTGTATCCACCCCAGCTCCTTGTCTCCCCAGGAATGACCGCTTATGGATCTGCATGGAGTTCTGTGGAGGGGGGTCCCTGCAGGAGATTTACCACGGTGAGGACCAGGCTCCAGCCCCTAGAGGCACGGCCTTCTCCCCACCCAATATGAGGGCGGAAGGGGAGCAGGCTAAACTCGGGCTCCTCTCTACTCTtgactagctgtgtgaccttgagagcAACACTGTCCTTCTCTGGGCCCAGAACCCCAGCCTGAGGTGCTAGGGAATGTTAGCCACCCCTTTCCCAAAGCAAGTGCTGTCTGCTTCACACCCACACGGGGTGTCTGGGAAGGGTCGTTATATCTCAGTGCTAGCCCCAGTGCTTTCCATTTCAGCAACTGGGCCCCTGGAGGAACGGCAGATAGCCTATGTCTGCCGGGAAGCACTGAAGGTAGCTGGGCCAACTGACAGCCTTCATGTGAATCCCTTGGAGGGTTTGGGCTGGGCTAACCCAGGGGCTGTGGGTCCTAGGGGAAGGGGCCCCAGCCCTGTTGCCGGAAGCAGCCCATTTCCCTCTTGGCTCAGTCACTTCCTGtttgaggagaggggaggaggaagcgGCTTGGGTGGGGGGGCCTTAGTCCCGAGGAGGGGTTCAGGAGAAGGGATAGTGCTAGGTAGATGCCCTCAGGGGCTCCTCTTTGTCCTCAGGGGCTCCACCACCTGCATTCTCAGGGGAAGATCCACCGTGACATCAAGGTAGGAGTCAGCCAAGGGcatggtgagggagggaggagaaggttCAGGAGCACCTGGCTAGAGTCTCTTCTCCATTCCTCAGGGCGCCAACCTTCTGCTCACTCTGCAGGGCGATGTGAAGCTGGGTCAGTATTGGGGCACCATTAGGGAAAGGGTTCTGAGGCCATAGAGAACATGGACTCCAGTGCTTTGGGGTCCCAGTCACTTTACTgctcaagcctcagtttccccagttaGGAAAGCAAACAGTACTTCCTGCCTGCTGGTAGTTGGCTGAAGTTGGATTTGGAATGGGTCTGTGGCTGTGGACAAGAGAGAAGGTCTGACATGGGACTGTGCACCCAGCTGTGGATGGAGGGTGGGTGACCCGTCCCAGGACAGGCCTGGCCAGCGACAGCTGTGGCTGCATCTGAGCCCTACCTGGTGCATCTTGAGTTTAGGCAATGGGAGTGGAAGCAAGTAGGGCCCTGGGGCTAGTAAGAACCACTTTTTGTTCCTGCAGCGGACTTTGGGGTGTCAGGGGAACTGACAGCATCTGTGGCCAAGAGGAAGTCTTTCATTGGCACACCATACTGGTGAGACAGTGCCCTGGCCAGAGGGGCAAGGGTCACAAGTAGGGTGCCTGGCCATCCCATCTGTAACCCCACCTCTAGGATGGCACCGGAGGTAGCCGCTGTGGAGCGCAAGGGTGGCTACAATGAGCTGTGTGACGTCTGGGCCCTGGGTATCACTGCCATCGAGTTAGGCGAGCTGCAGCCCCCACTATTCCACCTGCACCCCATGAGGTCAGCCTTGTAAATGCCTCCCCCCTGCGACCCTTGCCCCTGCTGATCTCTGACCCCGACCTCACACCTCCCTCCTCAGGGCCTTGATGCTCATGTCGAAGAGCAGCTTCCAACCACCCAAGCTGAGAGACAAGATGCGTTGGTGAGGGTTTACCCCCCACGGCTGGGACGCTCTTCTGCCAGGCCCCGGTGGGGAGCCTGGTCCTCACTCTGGGCCCAGGCTGTGGACAGGAGAGAAGGGCAGGTAGCTGATGATGGAGGCACGGTTGTGGTATAGCAGAGGTGTTGACCTACCCAGGCTGCTCCTCCTGGGCAGGTCCAGCAAGGGTCAGCAGTGGCAGGGTGGCTGGCACAATGCCCTACATGGGGTTTAACTGGGGTCTGGATGAGGATTCTTGTGCCCACTAGGACCCAGACTTTCCACCACTTCCTAAAGCTGGCCCTGACCAAGAACCCCAAGAAGAGGCCAACTGCTGAGAAACTTCTGCAGGTAGGCGGCTGGGGGCAGACCTGGGGGCTCGGGGCTCCAGAGCAGGGCCTCAAGGATTGAGGTCGTTCTAATCAACCCTCTCACTTCCAGCACCCATTTACAACCCAGCAGCTCCCTCGGGCCCTCCTCACCCAGCTCCTCGACAAGGCCAGTGACCCCCATTTGGGAACCCCTTCCCCTGAAGACTGTGAGCTGGAGGTAAGGTGGGGCTCTATGAACCAGATCTTGGCCTGGCCTGGTTGGAAGGAGCCCAGAGGTGACATCAGTCAAAGTCTCTGGCTTGTGTAATTTCATTCTGTGCAGAGCTTCCCTCCAGTTGAGCCCAGCCGTGGGGAATCTTCTGATGGGAGTCTTGCCTCCTTGAACTCTTTGATAGGTTGCCATACTCGGGCCCAGGCAAACAAACCGTGCCTGTAACTAAGCGGTCTTCTTGTGTTCGGAATGATCTTGGTCAAGTTTCTTGACACTCTATACAAGTTTTCCTGTCTGTGATGTGAAGGGGCCCTTCTGCTTAACACTAATCTCGGAGGGTTGTTGTGAAAAGGAAAACCACTCTAACAGGTGTTAGGCACCTGGAAGAATTTCTGGTAGGGGTGAGTATTGCGTACCAGCCCGCTGTTATTCTTTCTTAGACATATGACATGTTTCCAGACACCATCCATTCCCGGGGGCAGCATGGCCCACCTGAGAGGACCCCCTCTGAGATCCAGTGTGAGTCTGGCAGGGCTGTGTGTGCATGGGTTTTATTTGGGCAGTCTGCTCTGAGGCTCTGGCCCTCTAACCCTATACTCTGGGCCTGCAGTTCACCAAGTGAAATTCGGTGCCCCACGCAGGAAGGAGACAGATCCTCTCAGTGAACCGGTGAGGTGCTGGCTGTGTGGGAGGGCAGGGTGCGGAGGGCAGGGTGCGGGATGGCTTCCAGGGCTCTGATGGAGGCTGAGCAGCTCACATCAAGGCTGCTTTGAAGCAGGGGCTTCCTGTGTCACCTGGGGCTAGGGGCTCCTTCCTGGACCAGCTTCCTTTAGACAGTGCTAGAAGGTGGCAGGCTGACCACACCTTTCTAAAACTTGGgcctt carries:
- the Men1 gene encoding menin isoform X1, with product MPPPAAMGLKAAQKTLFPLRSIDDVVRLFAAELGREEPDLVLLSLVLGFVEHFLAVNRVIPTNVPELTFQPSPAPDPPGGLTYFPVADLSIIAALYARFTAQIRGAVDLSLYPREGGVSSRELVKKVSDVIWNSLSRSYFKDRAHIQSLFSFITGTKLDSSGVAFAVVGACQALGLRDVHLALSEDHAWVVFGPNGEQTAEVTWHGKGNEDRRGQTVNAGVAERSWLYLKGSYMRCDRKMEVAFMVCAINPSIDLHTDSLELLQLQQKLLWLLYDLGHLERYPMALGNLADLEELEPTPGRPDPLTLYHKGIASAKTYYRDEHIYPYMYLAGYHCRNRNVREALQAWADTATVIQDYNYCREDEEIYKEFFEVANDVIPNLLKEAASLLEAGEERPGEQTQGTQSQGSALQDPECFAHLLRFYDGICKWEEGSPTPVLHVGWATFLVQSLGRFEGQVRQKVHIVSREPEAAEAEEPWGEEAREGRRRGPRRESKPEEPPPPKKPALDKGAGSGQGAGSGPPRKLPGNVPGTTRPEVGSAAPTPASAASPPPDGPVLTFQSEKMKGMKELLVATKINSSAIKLQLTAQSQVQMKKQKVSTPSDYTLSFLKRQRKGL
- the Men1 gene encoding menin isoform X2, whose translation is MGLKAAQKTLFPLRSIDDVVRLFAAELGREEPDLVLLSLVLGFVEHFLAVNRVIPTNVPELTFQPSPAPDPPGGLTYFPVADLSIIAALYARFTAQIRGAVDLSLYPREGGVSSRELVKKVSDVIWNSLSRSYFKDRAHIQSLFSFITGTKLDSSGVAFAVVGACQALGLRDVHLALSEDHAWVVFGPNGEQTAEVTWHGKGNEDRRGQTVNAGVAERSWLYLKGSYMRCDRKMEVAFMVCAINPSIDLHTDSLELLQLQQKLLWLLYDLGHLERYPMALGNLADLEELEPTPGRPDPLTLYHKGIASAKTYYRDEHIYPYMYLAGYHCRNRNVREALQAWADTATVIQDYNYCREDEEIYKEFFEVANDVIPNLLKEAASLLEAGEERPGEQTQGTQSQGSALQDPECFAHLLRFYDGICKWEEGSPTPVLHVGWATFLVQSLGRFEGQVRQKVHIVSREPEAAEAEEPWGEEAREGRRRGPRRESKPEEPPPPKKPALDKGAGSGQGAGSGPPRKLPGNVPGTTRPEVGSAAPTPASAASPPPDGPVLTFQSEKMKGMKELLVATKINSSAIKLQLTAQSQVQMKKQKVSTPSDYTLSFLKRQRKGL
- the Men1 gene encoding menin isoform X3 → MPPPAAMGLKAAQKTLFPLRSIDDVVRLFAAELGREEPDLVLLSLVLGFVEHFLAVNRVIPTNVPELTFQPSPAPDPPGGLTYFPVADLSIIAALYARFTAQIRGAVDLSLYPREGGVSSRELVKKVSDVIWNSLSRSYFKDRAHIQSLFSFITGTKLDSSGVAFAVVGACQALGLRDVHLALSEDHAWVVFGPNGEQTAEVTWHGKGNEDRRGQTVNAGVAERSWLYLKGSYMRCDRKMEVAFMVCAINPSIDLHTDSLELLQLQQKLLWLLYDLGHLERYPMALGNLADLEELEPTPGRPDPLTLYHKGIASAKTYYRDEHIYPYMYLAGYHCRNRNVREALQAWADTATVIQDYNYCREDEEIYKEFFEVANDVIPNLLKEAASLLEAGEERPGEQTQVRQKVHIVSREPEAAEAEEPWGEEAREGRRRGPRRESKPEEPPPPKKPALDKGAGSGQGAGSGPPRKLPGNVPGTTRPEVGSAAPTPASAASPPPDGPVLTFQSEKMKGMKELLVATKINSSAIKLQLTAQSQVQMKKQKVSTPSDYTLSFLKRQRKGL